A genomic window from Leptolyngbya sp. BL0902 includes:
- a CDS encoding nucleotidyltransferase family protein, with protein sequence MVDQNYIDYWRQQSVRQSEQQRQAMDQAWQEVRQMAQCLRQEFGAQRIVVFGSLVRGRFTPDSDIDLAADHIPPARYFEAVARVNDLSARWVDLKPLEALTGYFRERVLATGVDIDESH encoded by the coding sequence TTGGTCGATCAAAACTATATCGACTACTGGCGGCAACAGTCTGTCAGGCAATCGGAACAACAGCGGCAGGCGATGGATCAGGCGTGGCAGGAGGTGCGGCAGATGGCGCAATGTTTGCGGCAGGAGTTTGGAGCGCAGCGGATCGTGGTGTTTGGCTCTCTGGTACGAGGTCGTTTTACCCCCGATTCTGACATTGATTTAGCCGCCGATCATATTCCCCCCGCCCGATATTTTGAGGCGGTGGCCAGGGTGAATGATCTCAGCGCCCGCTGGGTGGATCTCAAGCCGCTAGAGGCGCTGACGGGCTATTTTCGCGAGAGAGTGTTGGCGACGGGGGTAGATATTGATGAAAGCCATTAG
- a CDS encoding class I SAM-dependent methyltransferase yields MTIPSSESHAEFLERMRRQFDFGPYPRYPIDMVPREVGNELFYLNLTTPAYLQKRRVVETADKVVLDAGCGTGYKALAMAKANPGAKVIGIDLSPRSIELAQQRVAYHGYENCAEFHVLSIEDIAQLGIQFDYINCDETLYFFDDIAEGLAAFKSVLKPEGIIRANLHSALQRQTFFQAQELFNLMGLMEEEAEEMAVPIVIDIMKELKPEVFLKKMTWNPKLEDPDQDGNKEFLLANQLLKGDKGYRISDMFDGLRRADLEFLSMVEWRRWNLTDLFREPDNLPSYLAMGLSESTPETMLTIYELLNPAHRLLDFWCTHPRQGPEPLPVAEWSLGDWLNSRITLHPQLRTEAVKEAALEAIQQNGPFIISTFLSLPTLSPVTISYDVAALLLQLWNGPQPFAALVNFWQQTHPVNLLTLEPITPEAAAQQVADALGKLEVFLYVLPEQMA; encoded by the coding sequence ATGACTATTCCCTCCTCCGAATCCCATGCAGAATTTTTAGAACGGATGCGGCGACAGTTTGATTTTGGCCCCTATCCCCGCTATCCCATCGATATGGTGCCCAGGGAGGTGGGCAACGAGCTATTTTACTTGAACCTAACCACTCCTGCTTACCTGCAAAAACGCCGTGTGGTAGAAACGGCAGATAAAGTAGTTTTAGATGCAGGTTGCGGTACCGGGTATAAAGCTCTCGCCATGGCCAAGGCCAATCCTGGCGCTAAGGTGATTGGCATCGATCTTTCCCCCCGATCCATCGAACTGGCTCAGCAACGGGTAGCCTACCATGGTTATGAAAACTGTGCTGAGTTTCATGTGCTTTCTATTGAAGATATTGCTCAGCTTGGCATCCAGTTTGACTATATCAACTGCGATGAAACCCTGTACTTCTTTGATGACATTGCCGAGGGGCTAGCCGCGTTTAAGTCTGTCCTCAAGCCGGAAGGGATTATTCGTGCCAATTTACACAGTGCCCTGCAACGACAAACCTTCTTTCAAGCCCAAGAACTCTTTAACTTAATGGGGCTGATGGAAGAAGAAGCCGAAGAAATGGCAGTTCCTATCGTGATCGACATCATGAAAGAGCTAAAGCCAGAGGTTTTCCTCAAGAAAATGACCTGGAATCCTAAACTGGAAGATCCGGATCAGGATGGTAACAAAGAATTTTTACTGGCCAATCAGTTGCTTAAAGGAGATAAGGGCTATCGCATTAGCGATATGTTTGATGGGCTGCGGCGGGCTGATTTAGAGTTCCTCAGCATGGTGGAATGGCGGCGCTGGAACCTGACCGATCTTTTCAGAGAGCCTGATAATTTACCCAGCTATTTGGCCATGGGGCTATCAGAAAGTACGCCCGAAACCATGCTGACCATTTATGAACTGCTCAACCCCGCCCATCGGCTTCTAGACTTTTGGTGTACCCATCCTCGCCAAGGCCCAGAACCGCTACCCGTAGCCGAATGGAGCTTAGGAGACTGGCTCAATTCACGGATCACGCTGCACCCTCAACTGCGAACGGAGGCCGTCAAAGAAGCCGCCCTAGAGGCCATTCAGCAAAATGGGCCATTTATCATCAGCACCTTTTTAAGCTTGCCCACCCTCAGCCCCGTCACCATTAGCTACGACGTCGCCGCCCTCTTGCTGCAACTGTGGAATGGCCCCCAACCCTTTGCGGCACTGGTAAATTTCTGGCAGCAAACCCACCCGGTCAACCTCCTTACCCTAGAACCCATCACCCCAGAAGCCGCCGCCCAACAAGTTGCCGATGCCCTCGGCAAACTAGAGGTTTTCCTCTACGTTTTGCCCGAACAAATGGCGTAG
- a CDS encoding type IV pilin-like G/H family protein: MKSTWNFKLLQHLIQKKEDGGFTLIELLVVIIIIGILAAIALPAFLNQANRARQSEATSYVGSINRGQQAYRLENPTFANRIDLLGLGIQTTTQFYTYGDGTTANTLAAPTGGTLPKSAFVSAKPIDPVLLAYTGVSYTLQDSGGNSTTTALFCIGGAPGVVPVAQIANEGLANAEVTAPLAKRPDCK, translated from the coding sequence ATGAAATCCACTTGGAACTTCAAGCTGCTGCAACACCTCATCCAAAAGAAAGAAGACGGCGGCTTCACTTTGATTGAACTACTGGTGGTTATCATCATCATCGGTATTCTGGCTGCTATCGCTCTGCCCGCGTTCCTCAACCAAGCCAACCGCGCCCGTCAGTCTGAAGCCACCTCCTACGTGGGTTCCATCAACCGTGGCCAACAAGCTTACCGCCTAGAAAACCCCACCTTCGCTAACCGGATTGACCTGCTAGGTCTAGGTATCCAAACCACCACCCAGTTCTACACCTATGGTGATGGTACTACCGCCAATACTCTAGCTGCCCCCACTGGTGGCACCCTGCCTAAGTCTGCTTTTGTAAGTGCTAAACCCATTGACCCCGTTCTGCTAGCCTACACGGGCGTTTCCTACACTCTGCAAGACAGCGGCGGCAACTCCACCACCACTGCTCTGTTCTGCATCGGCGGTGCTCCTGGCGTCGTTCCTGTTGCTCAGATTGCCAATGAAGGTTTGGCAAACGCTGAGGTTACTGCTCCCCTCGCAAAACGGCCTGATTGTAAGTAG